In the genome of Deinococcus seoulensis, the window TGGTCACCGCGCCGAACCAGCCGCTGACCTTCACCCTCGACCTGCGCGGCGGACAGCTCATGCAATTGCTGCTCGCGCTGACTGGAGTGCCTTCATGACCCAACCCGGCTCCCCGCCCGACCCTGCCCAGTGGACCTGGGTGGACCTCTTCGACCGGACCTTCCTCGGCCCGGACTACGCCGTCACCAGCAACGCCAACGCCGGCGCGACCGTCACCGCCGGGGAACTCGTGATCGGCCCCATGTCCCTCCAGAGCAACCCCGGCACCCTGCGCACCAGCGTCACGCTCAGCGCGGACCGCTGGCAGGCCCCGGACCTGCAACTGCAACTCGATCACCGCTGGGCACCCACCGCCGGCAACCCCGCCCAGAGTCCGATCCTCGAACTGACCGTCGTTGGCGAAACAAAGAACCTGACCTGGGACGGAGAGCGCCTCACCTGGGGCACCGTCACCCTCGGAACGGCCAGTGGCGTCCCGACCGCGAACGGCACCACGTACCGCACCCGCCTGACCGCCGACCGCACCCAGGGCCGCCTGCAGGTGTCCCGCAACGGGGACGGTCTGCTGGACGTGCCGCTGCCCGCCGACTGGGACGCCGGGATCGGCGCGGGCGGCACCGTGCAGGTCTCGCAGGCGTCCCGGAACGGGGGTAGTGACTTTACGCCGGTCCGGACGTTCATCGACAGCCTCGCCGTGCGGCGCGGGGACGGCACGGCCGACCTGAGCAGCGGCACCCTGAACTCCAGCGGCGGCATGCGACTCGGCGGGGAGTGGCGCTTCGCGCCCGGCCCTCCCGACGACGGCGTCGGCAGCGACGGGGACGTCTGGGCGGACACGGGCGGCAGCGGCCTGATCTACCAGCGTCAGGCCGGCACGTACCAGCCCGTCACGCACCTCCTCGGTGCGCCCGGCCCTCAGGGAGAACAAGGCCCTCAGGGTCCAGCCGGCCCGCAGGGACCGGCGGGTCGTGACGGGGTGGACGGTCAGCCCGGCGAGCTGGTCGGCGCGGTGGCTGTGCCGCTGCTGCTCGGGGACGCCACGCCCGACGGCGGCCTGCTGATCCCGCTGAACCCAGGAGCCGGGAGCCTGATCGGGTACGAGCTGCTGGGGGTGGATGGCCCTGCCGTGCAGATAGAGCACATCAGCGACGGGAACGAGTACCAGCCCGTGACGTTCCCCTTCACCCTGACCGCTGGAGCGCTGCGCCTCACCCGCACGGACGACAGCGGCGCGGTGACCATGCTGCGCGCCCGGAGCCGGCCCGGTCAGGGCGGCGGGGGCGGGAGTGCCGGTTTCACCTTCCAGGCGGACGGCGACGGCTTCCTGATCATCAACGAAGCGCAGATCTCCACCGAGGGTGACGGCTTCGTGACCGTCACCAACGCCACCGCCACCGCGGACAGCGAGGGCTTCATCACGCTCGAAAGGACCCCCTGACATGACCGAACCCCTGACTCCCAAGGCCAAGCACCAGGCGCTCGAGCAGCGCGTCGCCCTTCTCGAACAGACCGGCGGCGGCGGCGCGCCCGGAGGCGGCCTGGGCGGCAGTGTCCTGCCCGGGTACACGCCGCTGGGCACGCTGAGCGAGAGCCTGATGGCGCGCAGCATGACGATCGGCGCGAGCGAGCCTCTGGCGGTGCGGACGCTGACGTTCACGCCGAACGGGAGGCTGCGCCGCCCTGGCGCGTACCGGCAGCTGTTCCTGCCGGGCGTGACGAACCTCACGCAGGCGGACGTGGAGGAACTGGCGGTGCTGGCCCCCACCGGGAACTTCCCGCTGTTCACACTGACTTTCGAGCCGTACGTGGGCGGCACGCTGATCACGGCCCTGCCGTTCAGTTTCGGGCATACCGGGGACCGGCTGTTCCTGCGGTTCCGGGAGGACCGGAACGTGCCGGTGACGGCCGGGTTCGGGTATGACCACAGCCTGGACGTGGAGGCGCTGGACGGCAGCGGCGCGGTGGTGCCGGGTGTGGTGGGCCTGGAGCTGATTCCGACGCTGGTGATCGCGACGCCGGGCATGATCGCGCCGACGGCGATGCCGCAGGCACTCGCGCCGTCACCCAGTGGTGAACGGAACGGGCACACGGAACTGCTGCTGATGGCGGGGAGTCCGCCGGTGCTGCGGGTGTGGCACGAGGGGCAGTGGTACGCGCTGCCCCTGCCGCCCGAGCCGAGCGGGGACGGTGGTGGCGTCGCGAACTGACCGAATGCCTGTTCCTGGCCTTCACCGTCGACCGGCGCGGTGGGGGCCTTCCCTTTCAGCCGGTCTGGAGCACACATGAATCTGAAACGACAGCTGAGCAGCTTCCTGCGCGTCCCAGAGCGCGTGACGCTGCTGTTCACGGGCCGCGCGGACGGCACGGCCGCGCCCGTCACGCCTGCCGACCCGCTGCCTGTCACGGTGATGGGCGGGAGTGGCGGGGACGCGCCGCTGCAGGTGACGGACGTGTACGCGCCGCAGGTCCTCATGGCTGGCGCGGAGCAGGCCCTGAGCGTCCCGCCCGGCGCGAACCGCGCGCTGCTGCGCGTCGTGACCGGGCGGGCGCAGTTCGGCCTGCTGGGCACCACGGACACACCCCTGGTGGGCGAGGGCAGCGGCCTTGATGACCTGCGGGACCTGCACCTCCACGCGCTGCGCGTGACCGTCGAGGAGGGCGGCGCGGTCCGCGTGGATTACTGGCGGGAAGGGACGCCCGCGCTGGAGGTCATGTGAAAGTGATTCCCGGGTCGGCCCCGGCATCCGGCCTGGTCGGCATGACGGCCGCGCGCGTTCACACGGCGCAGCCGCAGCCGCTGCCCAGTGGCCTGTGGCAGGTCCTCACCTTCGAAGGGCAGGCGTTCGACTCGCGCGCCTTCCACGACCCGCACGAGGCGCCCGGGCAGCTCACCGTCCCGGCCGGCGCGGGCGGCCTGTACCAGATCGGCGGGTTCGCGTCGTTCGTCGGTGATCCAGCCGGGCGGCGCCTGCTGGCCGTGCTGGTGAACGACGGGCCGGTCGTGGTCGCAAGCGCGGCTGGCATGCCGAACGGCGCGACGGCGCACGTGAACGCCTCGACCGTGACCCTGCTGGGTGACGGGGACCGGGTGGCACTGGGGGCGCTGCAGGACAGCGGCTTCCCGCTGACGCTGAACGCGCCGGGCGACAGTCCGGGCGCCGCGTTGTGGCTGGCCCGCCTGCCCGGATGACCGCAGCCCCCTACCGGACAACTCAGGCGAAATCCGCTCTCGCGCGCCCCAGCCCGACCGGCCCTGGGGCGCGCTTCAATCCTGGCCGGCACTGGAGTTTCATGCCTGAGAAACACGTTCCGCCCCTGTGGCTCCTCGCCCTTCTCTCCGCCGTGCTGGGCCTGATCGCTCAGCTTGGTACCAGCCTCGCCATGGACATGGCCAGGGACAAAGGCAAGCTGTACGGCTTCCTGCTGCTGTCCCTGGTGTTCAGCGCCAGCACTACCGTCCTGCTCGTGCGACTCACGGCGCTGGACGATTACGTGTGCGCGACGGTCGGCACGCTCGCCGGGGCCATCCCGCCGCTGTGGACCCTGCGGGCCGCCGTGAAACTCATCGGGCAGAAGTACGGCGTGGAACTCAGCGAACTTACTGCCACCAACGGTCCGAAGAAGGAAGGTGACGCGACGTGATCATCGACGGCTACTGGCTGAAACTCATGTGGGCGGTCCTGGCGGGCGGGTGGTTCATCAGCGCCCTGATCCGGTTGATTCTCACGGCGCTCAGCTGGCCGGACCAGCGGGGGCGGCGGTTGTTCGCGGTGATCGTGCACGCGGTCGCCGGGGTGTTCTTCGTGTGGCGGCACGCGACCGCCAGTGCCATCCCGGCCTTCATTCCCATCGAGGAGACGTACCGCAACCTCGCGGCCCTGCTGCTGGTCACTTGGGCGATCCTGGACGGCATCTGGGCCGTGCTCGGCATGACCGAGCGCCGCGCCCGACTCATTCAGAAAGGAAGGAACGCATGATCACCCCTGACCTCATCCGCGCCCTGAACGCCCGTCACCCGGATCCCGTGACGGCCGCCACGAAACTCGGCTGGGCCTTCGGGCAGCAGGGCCTCACACACCCGCTGGTGGTCGCGCACCTGACCTCGCAACTGGCGCACGAATCGGGCCTGGTGCCGAAAGAGGAGAACCTGCATTACCGCGCGGAGCGGCTGATGCAGGTGTGGCCCGCGCGCTTCCGGACCATGGCGGCCGCGCAGGCGTGCGCGGGAAACCCGGAGCGGCTGGCCAACACCGTATACGGCGGCCGGATGGGCAACACGCAGCCCGGGGACGGCTGGCGCTTCCGGGGACGCGGGCTGATCCAGCTGACAGGCCGCAGCAACTACGAGACGTACGGGCGACTGGTGGGCTTTGACCTGATCGCCAACCCGGACCTGCTGCTGCAGTACGGAGTGGGGGCACTGGTGGCCGGGGCGTACTGGAACGCGCGGGGCCTGAGCCGCCATGCACTGCGGGACGACGTGACCCGCGTGACCGAAGGCATTAACGGGGGGCGCAACGGCCTGGAGGACCGCCGGCGCCTGCTCGCCATTGCCAAGCAGCACATGGGCCTCCGGTAGGTTGTCCTGTCGTCCGCACATTCGGCAGCGCGGGGAAGGCCGGGGTGTCATGCTGCGTCGCATGAACCGGCATGATCTGGCGAACCTGGAACAGCTGGCCCTGCTGCGCGAGGCGCTGGAGGCCGAACCGGCCCAAGCGGAAGAAGTCTCAGAGCTGGTTCAGTCCGTGGCCGAACCAGTCAGGCCGGGCAGCCCGGATGCTGATCCTGAGCCGCTCGCCTGAGGGCAGCGTGGTCTGACGTTCAACTGCCGCTGCGCACGAGCAGCAACTGCATGACGTGCCGGTCCAGTCCAGGCGCGTAATAGTCCGGCTCGACTGCCTGCGTCTCGAACCCCATGTGAGCAAAGAAGGGCGCGCTGTGCTGACTCGTGTCTATCGTGATGGCCTCGACCTCAGGCGCGTGCATTCTCAACCAGTCCAGTCTGATCTGGAGCAGGACCCTGCCATAGCCGCGCCGGTGCTTGGAGCGCTCCACCATGCCCCATGAGAGGCCTGCCGTGCGCCCGTCGCTGCGGAGGAACACGCCTCCGCACGCAACAAGTTGCTCGCCGTCCTCAACGACAAAGTACGGATCATTCATCGTCTTCAGGAATTCGGCGAACTCCAGGCGTTCCTCCGGCGCGAAGAGGTCAGGCATATTGCTCGCAAAGAGGGCGAGGCAGGCCGCCTCGTCTTCAGGAAGGTATGGTCGGTGCATGCTTCACCCTACGCGTCGACCGGACACGCGTCCTTACGTCAAATGGCGCAGGGACGCATCAAGACCGTCCATCCGCACGGACAACTTGCGCCGTTTGCCCCCCTGCCCGCGCTCCTGGCGTGAAGCAGGGGGGCCTTTTCCCGTTACGGCAGGCTTTTATCTTGACTCGGGTCCAACAAAACGGGCTGATTGGGAGTTGTGAGACCACCCATCAGCCCGCTCCCATTTCTAACTCAAATTCCCGACTGGCGTGACCCTACCCGCATCCACTATCCGTGGGATGCCCTCTGGACCGTCATTCTCACTGGCCTCCTCGCCGGACCACCCAACATTCTCGCCCTCACCCAGTGGATCGCCGGACACCGCGAGGTGCTGGTACAGCACCTCGGCCTCGACCGCCTCCCCCAGCAGGCCATGATCTACCGCTTCTTCTGGTCGCTGGACCAGCATCTTCCTGAACTGCAACGCGCCCTGCTGGATTGGGTGAAGGCTCAACACCCCACGGCGCATGACCGCCTGGTCATCCTTGCCGGTGACGGCAAAGTCCTGAAAGGAAGCGCTCGAGAGGGCCGTTCGGCCCTCTCGTTCCTGTCGGTCTTCTTCCATGAGCTGGCCCTGACCGTCGCGCAGGTCGATCAAGCAGGGCGTCATGAAGCCAAAGGGATGCAGGATCTGCTCCCCACCCTCACGACCCTCTTCGGGAACGGGTGGCTCGTGACGTTGGACGCCGCCTACACCGAGCGGGAACTCACCACCCGAATCGACGAGGCAGGCGGAGCCTACCTCGTCCCACTCAAGAACAACACCCGCTCGCTCAAGGAATGGGCGATGTTCGCGTTCACGTACCCGGCGCACGATCACGTCGTGGACGTCGAGCGGCGCAGTGGGGAAGTCTGGGAGCGGCGTACGTCGGTGATCACCGGTGCGCAGGTTCCGGAAGACATCAAGGACGGGTTGTGTGGCGTGCAGACGTTGATCCGTCGAGAACATCAGGTCACGCGCCGCGATGGCACGCAACGGGTTGAGGTGCGGTATGCCGTCAGCAGCAGGCTGCTGACGGCTCAGGAAGCGGAGCGCATCTGGCGTGGTCACTGGGGTATAGAGAATCGAAGCCATCATTGCCGGGATGTCGTGCTGCACGAGGATGCGTGTCGGTTGCGCCGGGGAGCACAGGGACGGGCGATGCTCAATGGCGTGGTTGTGGCGCTGCTCAGCGGACAGACCCGTCAGATCACGGCGCTGGTGCGCCGCCTGACCATTGATCCGTTGCTCGCTCTTGAACTCCTGATTCCTGAACTCGCGTCAAGATAAAAGCCTGCCGTTACGGGAGTTCGGTTGGGGGATCTGCCGGAACGTGATACGCGAGTGGGAATTTCTCCGCCCGCCACGTTTCGGGGTCGCGGGTCCAGGTGAGCGGTTGGCCTGCTTGCTCACCAGCGGCGGTTCGTGCGGCAGCGGCGGTGTCGTAGGGGCCGAGGTGACGGACGACCTCTCCGGTTTCGACATGCGTGACGGTGACGTACACGCCGGGCGAGGTGGGTTCGTTCATGCGGTCTCCCCTGCTGCGGGCCGGAGCAGGCGCGGGAGGGAGATCAGCATCCCGGTGCCCCAGACCACCCCGAAGGTCAGGAGGATCCACTCCGGGCCGCGCATATCCTGCCGTGTGACCATCTGCTACAGCAGGTAAGCACAGGCAGTCATGGTCGCCAGGCAGATCAGCAGCAGGTACAGGAGTACTCCAACGTACGTGGGCGACCTTCGCATGGCCCGTAGAGTATCTGGTCGCTGTCATCACTCAACGTCACTCCCAATACGTGCGGGACAACTGCTGAGCTATCCCATCTCACTAGAACAGTGGGCCACCCTTATGGAGCGCTTGCAGCTCAGCGAGCGATTCGGGTTGCAAGCTCTTGAATTGCTTCTGTGGGACTTTGAGGTAACGCCAGGGTGTTCCCGTCAGCGCTGTGGCGTGCTCGCACCACTGGGTAGCAGCGCGGTCTTTAAACTGCACTTCCTCGGTTTCCGCTCCCTTGGTTTCGATAATCCAGTGGACGCCCGTGGTGTCGATGGCAACGAAGTCCGGGTGGTAGTAGCGAAGGCTGGTATGGCCATCCACGTACGCGATGCTGAAGGGGAACTGCTCATGCAGCTTGCCGAAAGCGCGCACGTCGTCCGCCATGTCGAGGAACTTCGCGAACTCACGCTCGAACCCGTTTCCGCAGGGGGCAAGGTTCCAGGGCGTCTTGTCCGCTTCATAGACCGGTCGCGTCCATGGGAAGGGATTGATGTCGGACAGGC includes:
- a CDS encoding collagen-like protein, translating into MTQPGSPPDPAQWTWVDLFDRTFLGPDYAVTSNANAGATVTAGELVIGPMSLQSNPGTLRTSVTLSADRWQAPDLQLQLDHRWAPTAGNPAQSPILELTVVGETKNLTWDGERLTWGTVTLGTASGVPTANGTTYRTRLTADRTQGRLQVSRNGDGLLDVPLPADWDAGIGAGGTVQVSQASRNGGSDFTPVRTFIDSLAVRRGDGTADLSSGTLNSSGGMRLGGEWRFAPGPPDDGVGSDGDVWADTGGSGLIYQRQAGTYQPVTHLLGAPGPQGEQGPQGPAGPQGPAGRDGVDGQPGELVGAVAVPLLLGDATPDGGLLIPLNPGAGSLIGYELLGVDGPAVQIEHISDGNEYQPVTFPFTLTAGALRLTRTDDSGAVTMLRARSRPGQGGGGGSAGFTFQADGDGFLIINEAQISTEGDGFVTVTNATATADSEGFITLERTP
- a CDS encoding glycoside hydrolase family 19 protein, with translation MITPDLIRALNARHPDPVTAATKLGWAFGQQGLTHPLVVAHLTSQLAHESGLVPKEENLHYRAERLMQVWPARFRTMAAAQACAGNPERLANTVYGGRMGNTQPGDGWRFRGRGLIQLTGRSNYETYGRLVGFDLIANPDLLLQYGVGALVAGAYWNARGLSRHALRDDVTRVTEGINGGRNGLEDRRRLLAIAKQHMGLR
- a CDS encoding GNAT family N-acetyltransferase, with translation MHRPYLPEDEAACLALFASNMPDLFAPEERLEFAEFLKTMNDPYFVVEDGEQLVACGGVFLRSDGRTAGLSWGMVERSKHRRGYGRVLLQIRLDWLRMHAPEVEAITIDTSQHSAPFFAHMGFETQAVEPDYYAPGLDRHVMQLLLVRSGS
- a CDS encoding ISAs1 family transposase, with protein sequence MRPPISPLPFLTQIPDWRDPTRIHYPWDALWTVILTGLLAGPPNILALTQWIAGHREVLVQHLGLDRLPQQAMIYRFFWSLDQHLPELQRALLDWVKAQHPTAHDRLVILAGDGKVLKGSAREGRSALSFLSVFFHELALTVAQVDQAGRHEAKGMQDLLPTLTTLFGNGWLVTLDAAYTERELTTRIDEAGGAYLVPLKNNTRSLKEWAMFAFTYPAHDHVVDVERRSGEVWERRTSVITGAQVPEDIKDGLCGVQTLIRREHQVTRRDGTQRVEVRYAVSSRLLTAQEAERIWRGHWGIENRSHHCRDVVLHEDACRLRRGAQGRAMLNGVVVALLSGQTRQITALVRRLTIDPLLALELLIPELASR